A single genomic interval of Peribacillus sp. FSL H8-0477 harbors:
- a CDS encoding general stress protein: METKVYGVFHQNEAIQEIQALQAKGYKGKEITVLAKSEEELERLGDNGLEHVKTFSDEDDESLVDKVARIFMNIGKEDLTDKLAGAGLSDTEAHAYMKEINEGKVVVLVNEGSHLIEGTKAGYMEQVKPHKQQNKKDYPPVTKTSVPDGEKTTYQTTEELEQVKDLESRQPVSDPNADPVSSKTKESNIIRREVANEADDVQLDNDGNAIIHDEQLKNRINTDHL, encoded by the coding sequence ATGGAAACGAAGGTATACGGAGTATTTCATCAAAATGAAGCGATTCAAGAAATACAAGCACTTCAAGCCAAGGGATACAAAGGAAAAGAAATAACGGTATTAGCAAAAAGTGAAGAAGAACTAGAACGATTGGGTGATAACGGGCTCGAGCATGTAAAAACCTTTTCTGATGAAGATGATGAATCGCTGGTAGATAAGGTAGCTAGGATATTTATGAATATTGGAAAAGAAGACTTAACAGACAAACTCGCAGGTGCTGGTTTATCTGACACAGAAGCACATGCATATATGAAAGAAATTAATGAAGGAAAAGTAGTCGTTTTAGTAAACGAAGGTTCGCACCTTATTGAAGGGACAAAAGCGGGCTACATGGAACAAGTAAAGCCGCATAAACAGCAAAATAAAAAAGATTATCCACCTGTAACCAAAACATCTGTCCCAGATGGTGAAAAGACTACGTACCAAACCACCGAAGAGTTGGAGCAAGTAAAAGACTTAGAGTCTAGGCAGCCAGTGAGTGACCCAAATGCTGACCCTGTCTCATCTAAGACTAAAGAATCGAATATCATTAGACGGGAAGTAGCTAATGAGGCGGACGATGTTCAACTCGACAATGATGGTAATGCAATCATTCATGACGAACAGCTGAAAAATCGGATCAACACAGATCATCTGTAA